The Girardinichthys multiradiatus isolate DD_20200921_A chromosome Y, DD_fGirMul_XY1, whole genome shotgun sequence genome has a window encoding:
- the LOC124864810 gene encoding neuropeptide B-like, whose translation MEMTSKLMLPIVAIFLLVACSPSDAWYKQVAGPSYHSVGRASGLLSGIRRSSSFARREESPSESGESATSSVLSQLLSHNSILKTMPLCIKDITPNLQSSELFQEIKGSMKCKADVFLSLDSSDCEGD comes from the exons ATGGAGATGACTTCAAAACTTATGTTGCCTATCGTTGCGATTTTCCTTCTCGTCGCCTGCAGCCCATCGGATGCTTGGTACAAGCAGGTGGCCGGGCCGAGCTACCACTCTGTGGGCAGAGCATCCGGCTTGCTGTCCGGGATCCGGAGGTCATCCTCGTTCGCGAGGAGAGAGGAATCCCCGTCAGAGAGCGGAGAGTCTGCCACCAGCAGCGTCTTATCTCAGCTTCTCTCTCATAACTCAATTTTAAAGACGATG CCTCTTTGCATTAAAGACATCACCCCGAACCTACAGAGCAGTGAACTCTTCCAAGAAATCAAGGGATCGATGAAGTGCAAGGCAGACGTCTTCCTCTCCCTGGACTCTTCAGACTGTGAAGGAGACTGA
- the LOC124864743 gene encoding guanine nucleotide-binding protein G(o) subunit alpha-like isoform X1, whose translation MFCCLKRLRLSLKICMGMCFQKDISKESKKAKIKSCVIEQDLCEHARAERDVIKILMLGVAESGKSTIIRQIKIIHSFGFSKQELLSFKPAVLDNLLTSMKIVLQGMGKLQINLANKKNKIQARSILSCSQCLGYDQELLPFVAQAFYALWADQGVRAAAARGCEYKLNNSALYFFENISRIISPNYVPTETDVLRVRVRTCGIIETQFQVDETIFKLYDVGGQRSERRKWLSCFDSIHALLFVVALSSYDQTLLEDPSMNRLQESLELFTSICTNTVFQKISLILLLNKTDLFREKILRSGRHLKIYLSCYEGADCDVDAAAHHVAAMFSACNVAVSRLVYHHFTMATDTESMKGVFNVVIDQIIKENLASVQLL comes from the exons ATgttttgctgtttaaaaagGCTCCGTCTGTCTCTGAAG ATCTGCATGGGAATGTGCTTCCAGAAGGATATATCAAAGGAGAGTAAGAAAGCCAAAATAAAGAGCTGTGTAATCGAACAGGACCTTTGTGAACATGCCAGGGCTGAAAGGGATGTAATCAAAATCCTCATGCTTG GAGTTGCAGAGAGTGGAAAGAGCACAATAATCAGACAGATCAAGATAATACACAGCTTTGGCTTCTCCAAACAGGAACTCCTCAGTTTCAAG CCTGCAGTGTTGGATAACCTTCTGACCTCTATGAAGATTGTTCTGCAAGGAATGGGCAAGCTGCAGATAAACCTTGCAAACAAGAAGAACAAG ATCCAGGCTCGCTCCATTCTGTCCTGCAGCCAGTGTTTGGGATACGACCAGGAGCTGCTTCCTTTTGTGGCGCAAGCCTTCTATGCCCTTTGGGCCGACCAAGGAGTGAGGGCCGCTGCAGCCAGAGGATGCGAGTACAAGCTGAACAACTCTGCCCTCTA CTTCTTTGAAAACATAAGTCGAATCATCTCACCAAACTACGTTCCCACTGAAACAGATGTCCTGAGAGTCAGAGTGAGGACCTGTGGAATCATTGAgacacagtttcaagttgatGAAACAATCTTTAA ATTGTATGATGTTGGTGGCCAGCGGAGTGAAAGGAGAAAGTGGCTGAGCTGCTTTGATTCTATTCACGCCTTGCTGTTTGTTGTGGCCCTCAGCAGCTATGATCAGACGTTGCTGGAGGATCCATCAATG AATCGACTTCAGGAAAGTCTTGAACTTTTTACATCAATCTGCACTAACACAGTCTTCCAGAAAATCTCTCTG ATTTTGTTGCTGAACAAAACTGACCTTTTCCGGGAGAAAATCCTGCGCTCTGGGAGACACCTGAAAATTTACCTTTCATGCTATGAAG GAGCAGACTGTGACGTGGATGCTGCAGCCCACCATGTTGCTGCCATGTTCTCAGCCTGCAACGTGGCCGTAAGCAGACTTGTGTACCACCACTTCACCATGGCCACCGACACTGAAAGTATGAAGGGGGTCTTCAACGTGGTCATTGATCAAATCATCAAGGAAAACCTAGCATCTGTGCAACTGTTATAG
- the LOC124864743 gene encoding guanine nucleotide-binding protein G(o) subunit alpha-like isoform X2: MFCCLKRLRLSLKICMGMCFQKDISKESKKAKIKSCVIEQDLCEHARAERDVIKILMLGVAESGKSTIIRQIKIIHSFGFSKQELLSFKPAVLDNLLTSMKIVLQGMGKLQINLANKKNKIQARSILSCSQCLGYDQELLPFVAQAFYALWADQGVRAAAARGCEYKLNNSALYFFENISRIISPNYVPTETDVLRVRVRTCGIIETQFQVDETIFKLYDVGGQRSERRKWLSCFDSIHALLFVVALSSYDQTLLEDPSMNRLQESLELFTSICTNTVFQKISLEQTVTWMLQPTMLLPCSQPATWP, from the exons ATgttttgctgtttaaaaagGCTCCGTCTGTCTCTGAAG ATCTGCATGGGAATGTGCTTCCAGAAGGATATATCAAAGGAGAGTAAGAAAGCCAAAATAAAGAGCTGTGTAATCGAACAGGACCTTTGTGAACATGCCAGGGCTGAAAGGGATGTAATCAAAATCCTCATGCTTG GAGTTGCAGAGAGTGGAAAGAGCACAATAATCAGACAGATCAAGATAATACACAGCTTTGGCTTCTCCAAACAGGAACTCCTCAGTTTCAAG CCTGCAGTGTTGGATAACCTTCTGACCTCTATGAAGATTGTTCTGCAAGGAATGGGCAAGCTGCAGATAAACCTTGCAAACAAGAAGAACAAG ATCCAGGCTCGCTCCATTCTGTCCTGCAGCCAGTGTTTGGGATACGACCAGGAGCTGCTTCCTTTTGTGGCGCAAGCCTTCTATGCCCTTTGGGCCGACCAAGGAGTGAGGGCCGCTGCAGCCAGAGGATGCGAGTACAAGCTGAACAACTCTGCCCTCTA CTTCTTTGAAAACATAAGTCGAATCATCTCACCAAACTACGTTCCCACTGAAACAGATGTCCTGAGAGTCAGAGTGAGGACCTGTGGAATCATTGAgacacagtttcaagttgatGAAACAATCTTTAA ATTGTATGATGTTGGTGGCCAGCGGAGTGAAAGGAGAAAGTGGCTGAGCTGCTTTGATTCTATTCACGCCTTGCTGTTTGTTGTGGCCCTCAGCAGCTATGATCAGACGTTGCTGGAGGATCCATCAATG AATCGACTTCAGGAAAGTCTTGAACTTTTTACATCAATCTGCACTAACACAGTCTTCCAGAAAATCTCTCTG GAGCAGACTGTGACGTGGATGCTGCAGCCCACCATGTTGCTGCCATGTTCTCAGCCTGCAACGTGGCCGTAA